The proteins below are encoded in one region of Hordeum vulgare subsp. vulgare chromosome 3H, MorexV3_pseudomolecules_assembly, whole genome shotgun sequence:
- the LOC123440994 gene encoding cysteine-rich receptor-like protein kinase 6, producing MESSSVSRGCLTMRFLSSVDLPCHPWMAMIILPLLPLLPLTAARTWPSCGESGTYKSNSTYEANLRLLSSTLPKKAASNTTLFATDTVGNVPNTIFALALCRGDSNASACEGCLVTAFQDGQEHCTDNKDATVYYNSNPCMLRFSNQNFLATTVNDNILVIVSLEMLMNNSTIPADSFSRLLFTLVNDTAQSAANNSRRFTTSRLDGRSAAPSRRSTALCNARPTWPLTTVRPVSSLTTS from the coding sequence ATGGAGAGCTCCTCAGTTTCTAGAGGTTGCCTCACGATGAGGTTCCTATCATCCGTGGATCTGCCTTGTCATCCATGGATGGCCATGATTATCCTCCCACTCCTACCCCTCTTGCCTCTCACCGCTGCCCGAACATGGCCATCCTGCGGCGAGAGCGGCACCTACAAATCAAATAGCACCTATGAAGCCAACCTCAGGCTCCTCTCTTCCACCCTCCCGAAGAAAGCAGCATCCAACACCACCCTCTTTGCCACCGACACCGTCGGCAATGTTCCGAACACCATCTTCGCCCTTGCTCTCTGCCGCGGGGACTCCAATGCCTCTGCCTGCGAGGGATGCTTGGTTACTGCCTTCCAGGACGGGCAGGAACACTGCACGGACAATAAGGATGCCACCGTGTACTACAATAGCAATCCCTGCATGCTCAGGTTCTCCAACCAGAATTTTCTTGCCACCACCGTCAATGACAATATACTCGTCATTGTGAGCCTCGAGATGTTGATGAACAACTCGACAATACCGGCTGACTCCTTCAGCCGCTTGTTATTCACACTTGTGAACGACACGGCTCAATCGGCCGCGAACAACTCGAGGAGGTTCACCACCTCGCGCTTAGACGGCAGGTCGGCAGCTCCTTCCCGACGCTCTACTGCCTTATGCAATGCACGCCCGACCTGGCCGCTGACGACTGTGCGGCCTGTTTCCAGCCTTACTACCAGTTAA